Genomic window (Leisingera methylohalidivorans DSM 14336):
GCCAGCAGGCAAAGGCCAGCGGGATGTACAGCAGGTTTTCAAAATTGCCATCTGAAATCCCCAGCGCCAGCGCCGAGATCACAAAGGCGCCGCCCGCATTCCAGGGGATCAGCGGCGACACCAGCGTGCCGCCTTCCTCGATGGCGCGCGACAGGTTCAGCGGCGAATACTTCATGCCGCGGTAAACCGGCGCATACATCCGGCCGGGCAGGGCAATCGACAGGTAGGGGTCGCCCGCCACGGTGTTGGTCGCAACCGATGTCAGGATCGCCGAGGCCTGAATGCCGGCAAAGCTTTTGACCCGCGCAATGATCACCTCGATGATCGCCTGCAAACAGCCGGTCCGTTCCAGCGCGCCGCCGAACGCCAGCGCCAGCAGCACCAGCGAGATGGTCCACATCATCGACTGGATGCCGCCGCGGTTCAGCAGCGGATCGATTTCCGGCACGCCGGTTTCAATCGCATAGCCGCTGTTGGCAAAGGTGAAGGTCTCATGCAGGCCCGCGCCCTGGCACGCCATCGCCAGGATGCCGCCGGCGACAGCGCCGGCAAACAGCGACGGGATAGGGGGCTGCTTCTTCACCGCCAGCGCGATGACCAGCAGCGCAGGCAGCAGCATCAGCGGCGAGATCCAGAACGCGCCGTCCAGCGCCTCGGTGATCGCGTCGATGCGCTCAAACGATACCTGCGAGGTGTCGATCAGGGTGAAGCCGACAACCAGATAGATCACCAGCGCGATCAGCATCGACGGCACCGTGGTCGGCAGCATGTTGCGGATGTGGTCGAACAGGTTGGTGCCGGTCACCGCAGGCGCCAGGTTGGTGGTGTCCGACAGCGGCGAGATCTTGTCGCCGAAAAACGCGCCCGAAACCACCGCACCGGCGGTCCAGTACATCGGAATGCCAAAGCCCGCGCCGATGCCCATCAGCGCCAGGCCGACGGTGCCCACCGTGCCCCAGGAAGTGCCCAAGGACACCGACACGATCGCGCACAGCACCATGCCCGCGGCCAGGAACAGCTCCGGCGACAGGATTTTCAGCCCGTAGTAGATCAGCGTCGGCACCGTGCCGCTGGCAATCCAGATGCCGACAATCATGCCGACGTTGATCAGGATCGCCAGGGAGGGCAGCGAAATGGTCACGACATGGAACACGCCGTCTTCGATATTGTCCCACTTGTGGCCCAGCTTCAGGCCGACCAGCGCGGTGATGGCGATGCCGATGGCCAGCGGAATATGCGGGGTGAAGTCGCCGAAATAGAACAGCTGGATGCCCAGAACCCCCAGTGTCAGCACGATGGGCAGCAGCGCCATCGCCAAGCCGGGCTTCACGATGTTCGGATCATTTGGTGACACGGATATCTCCTTGGTTCAGTCAAATCGCCTGTCAAAGGCGGATGCGGACACACAGCAGAAATCGGCCCCGGGGTCTCGCCGGAACCGCGCCGGAATGCACGGCGTTTGCGACAATCAGGGATATTTTCCCCAATCGGGGATCTGCGGCTCTTCGGGGGGAAATTCCCGTTACCGGCCTTGCGGCCGCCAGGGTTTCGGCCCAGCCAGGGCAGGGGCAGGGGCAGGCCAGCCGGGCTTTGCGCAAAAGCAACAGCCGCCGGGTCTTTGCGGCTGGTTTCTGGATAATCCTGCTGTATGGCGTAGTCTGAACGGCACGCCAATCGCTTGGGAACCGGAATGAACAGACTGCGCAACCCCCGCACAGGGGTCGATCAGGGCGATACCGAGGTGTTTTCGGATTTCGAAGACGGCGGCGAGATGTGGACCGGCTCCGGCCCGCGTGAGCGCCGCCGCGCCGTGAGCTTCACCGAGGCCTTTGCCCGCCCGCCGGCCGTGCATGTGTCGCCTTCGCTGTGGGATATGGACACCTCCACCGAGATCCGGGCCGAGCTGGTGGCGGAAAACATCACCTGCGAGGGGTTCGAGATCGTTTTCCGCACCTGGGCCGACAGCCGCGCCGCCCGCCTGCGCGCGGGCTGGCTGGCCATTGGCGAACTGCCCCATGCCGATGACTGGGACGTCGACTAGGGCGCGGCGCTAGACCTTGGCGGTCAGGGTTCCGGCCTGCAGCAGCTTTTGAAACTTGGGGCATTCCAGATGGCTGGGCGCCGGGCAGTCCGCCACATGGCGCAGCGCATCGCGCAGGGCCGACAGCTCGCGGATCTGCACCTCCAGCGCATCAGCGCGGGCGTGCAGCTGGCCGCGCGGCAGATCCGGCTGGCCGTCCTTGCCGAACAGGCCGGCAATTTCCTGCAGCGAAAACCCGGCCGCCTTGCCCAGTGTGATCAGCGACAGCTGCAGCAGCGTCTCTCGCCCGAACTGCCGCCGCAGCCCGTTGCGCCCGATTGAGGTGATCAGCCCGATTTTCTCGTAGTACCGCAGCGCCGAGGCGGCCACGCCGGAACGCTCCGCGACCTCGCCGATATCCAGAAGTTTCATCCTTGACCTCAAGCCGGATTGAACAGGCAGGCTGCCAGACCTGCGCCGGCAGGGCAAGGAGGTTCCTGAGCAACCGGCCGGCCTGGCGCTCTGAAACCGCGCAACACGCCTTGCAGCTTTTGCGCTTGGTGCGGCGGAACGCCAAGGCAGGTGCCGCAGCAGATTGCGGCGGCCGGGCTGCAAACCGGTCTTGACTTGAAGCCGGGTTGAAGTTGTACGCCAGCTCCGGACTCACCGTGCGAACAAAGGAAAAGGCAGAACGTCCTATGGTAGATGAACTTATTTTCAAGGCGGTCCTGGCCGGGACCGGGGCAACGGTTTTCATGGACTTGGCAGCACTGGCCCAGAAACGGCTTCTGTCCCTGCAGTCTCTGGACTATGCGATGGTCGGCCGGTGGCTTTGCCATGCTGTCAGGGGGCGCTTCATTCACCGGCCCATCACGGCGAGCCGCGCCGTTGCCGGCGAGCGGCTGATCGGCTGGGCCGCGCATTACCTGACCGGCATCCTGTTTGCAGCGGCGTTTCTGGCGGTCCTCGGCGAGGAGTGGCTAAATAACCCCAGCCTGTGGCCGGCACTGGCGTTTGGCGCCCTGACTTTGTGCGCGCCATTCCTGATCCTTCAACCTGGCATCGGAGCAGGGATCGCTGCGCGGCGGACACCGGCCCCGAACACGGCCCGGCTGAAAAGCTTGGCAACGCATCTCACCTTCGGAGCGGGGCTTTGGGTGTCGGCGCACGGCCTTTCACTGCTGTAGCACCTGCATGCGGCCGCCCCGCGGCGCGTGCGGGAACGGATCCGGCAAAAACAAAAAGCCCCGCAATCGCGGGGCTTTCATCAATTCCGGGCAACAGCTGCCTCAGCTGCCGTTAAAGGTCAGGCTCTCGTAGATCGGCACCAATGTCTTGTCCTCGAACAGCGACGACACGGAAGTGCCGTGCCAGATGTTCAGGATCGCCTGGGTGAACAGCGGCGCGGTCGGCAGGATGCGGATATTGGGCGCGGCGGCGACGGCCTCGGTCGGCTGGATCGAGTCGGTCAGCACCAGC
Coding sequences:
- the nhaC gene encoding Na+/H+ antiporter NhaC — translated: MALLPIVLTLGVLGIQLFYFGDFTPHIPLAIGIAITALVGLKLGHKWDNIEDGVFHVVTISLPSLAILINVGMIVGIWIASGTVPTLIYYGLKILSPELFLAAGMVLCAIVSVSLGTSWGTVGTVGLALMGIGAGFGIPMYWTAGAVVSGAFFGDKISPLSDTTNLAPAVTGTNLFDHIRNMLPTTVPSMLIALVIYLVVGFTLIDTSQVSFERIDAITEALDGAFWISPLMLLPALLVIALAVKKQPPIPSLFAGAVAGGILAMACQGAGLHETFTFANSGYAIETGVPEIDPLLNRGGIQSMMWTISLVLLALAFGGALERTGCLQAIIEVIIARVKSFAGIQASAILTSVATNTVAGDPYLSIALPGRMYAPVYRGMKYSPLNLSRAIEEGGTLVSPLIPWNAGGAFVISALALGISDGNFENLLYIPLAFACWLSPLIGIFYAMTGLFSPKASEDEITAWEDSGEPVALLTA
- a CDS encoding H-type lectin domain-containing protein, which produces MNRLRNPRTGVDQGDTEVFSDFEDGGEMWTGSGPRERRRAVSFTEAFARPPAVHVSPSLWDMDTSTEIRAELVAENITCEGFEIVFRTWADSRAARLRAGWLAIGELPHADDWDVD
- a CDS encoding helix-turn-helix domain-containing protein; the protein is MKLLDIGEVAERSGVAASALRYYEKIGLITSIGRNGLRRQFGRETLLQLSLITLGKAAGFSLQEIAGLFGKDGQPDLPRGQLHARADALEVQIRELSALRDALRHVADCPAPSHLECPKFQKLLQAGTLTAKV
- a CDS encoding DUF2938 domain-containing protein, translating into MVDELIFKAVLAGTGATVFMDLAALAQKRLLSLQSLDYAMVGRWLCHAVRGRFIHRPITASRAVAGERLIGWAAHYLTGILFAAAFLAVLGEEWLNNPSLWPALAFGALTLCAPFLILQPGIGAGIAARRTPAPNTARLKSLATHLTFGAGLWVSAHGLSLL